The Stenotrophomonas rhizophila genome has a window encoding:
- a CDS encoding histidine triad nucleotide-binding protein: MSEDTLFGKIIRREIPATIVYEDDEVLAFKDIAPQAPVHVLFIPKNEAIPTLDDVQPSQAHLIGKLALAAAEYARREGFAQDGYRIVMNCREHAGQTVFHIHLHLLAGAPLGHFGTPSA; the protein is encoded by the coding sequence ATGTCTGAAGACACCCTGTTCGGAAAGATCATCCGCCGCGAAATTCCGGCCACCATCGTCTACGAAGATGACGAGGTGCTGGCGTTCAAGGACATCGCGCCGCAGGCGCCGGTGCACGTGCTGTTCATTCCCAAAAACGAAGCCATTCCCACGCTGGATGACGTGCAGCCCTCGCAGGCGCACCTGATCGGCAAGCTGGCGCTGGCGGCGGCAGAGTACGCGCGCCGCGAGGGCTTCGCGCAGGATGGCTACCGCATCGTCATGAACTGCCGCGAGCACGCAGGGCAGACGGTGTTCCATATCCATCTGCACCTGTTGGCCGGCGCGCCGTTGGGGCACTTCGGTACGCCGAGTGCATGA
- a CDS encoding 3-deoxy-D-manno-octulosonic acid kinase, with amino-acid sequence MVAFDATEALTPCRDGRGMGAILFDRERLRQAEMSLFSPGHWGDRARPVGDGGRGGAWFVDAPFGHCVLRQYLRGGMAAKLSHDQYLWRGANRTRSFAEFRLMRALRALKLPVPRPIAAFYMREGMRYRAAILMERLEGVRSLADRALVAGRGAPWEETGRLIARFHRAGLDHADLNAHNILFDANGHGWLIDFDRGVQRIPATAWRERNLKRLHRSLVKLRGERSHDEVEKDFARLRRAYDLAWNRGY; translated from the coding sequence ATGGTCGCATTCGACGCCACTGAAGCGCTGACGCCCTGCCGCGATGGACGCGGCATGGGTGCCATTCTGTTCGACCGCGAACGGCTGCGGCAAGCCGAGATGAGCCTGTTCTCCCCGGGCCACTGGGGCGACCGGGCGCGCCCGGTCGGCGATGGTGGACGGGGCGGGGCCTGGTTCGTCGATGCGCCGTTCGGCCATTGCGTGCTGCGCCAGTACCTGCGCGGCGGCATGGCGGCCAAGCTGAGCCACGACCAGTACCTGTGGCGGGGCGCCAACCGCACCCGCAGCTTCGCCGAGTTCCGGCTGATGCGCGCCCTGCGCGCGTTGAAGTTGCCGGTGCCGCGCCCGATCGCCGCGTTCTACATGCGCGAAGGCATGCGCTACCGCGCGGCGATCCTGATGGAACGCCTGGAAGGCGTGCGTTCGCTGGCCGACCGCGCGCTGGTGGCGGGGCGGGGCGCGCCCTGGGAAGAGACCGGCCGGCTGATCGCGCGTTTCCACCGCGCCGGGCTGGACCATGCCGATCTCAACGCCCACAACATCCTGTTTGATGCCAACGGCCACGGCTGGCTGATCGATTTCGACCGTGGCGTGCAGCGGATCCCGGCCACCGCTTGGCGCGAGCGCAACCTCAAGCGCCTGCACCGTTCGCTGGTGAAGCTGCGCGGCGAGCGCAGCCACGACGAAGTCGAGAAGGACTTCGCGCGCCTGCGCCGGGCCTACGACCTGGCCTGGAACCGGGGCTACTGA
- a CDS encoding MBL fold metallo-hydrolase — translation MDWALRFMGVGNASAVQLGSPMAVIERGGEPWLTIDCGGEGLTAFLAQYGRMPEALFVTHVHLDHVAGFERLFVDAYFSPQRRGRIRLYVPATVVPLLHRRVADYPNVLAEGGANFWDAFQLIVVGEAFWHDGVRLEVFPVRHHWPETAYGLRLQGALVWSGDTRPIPEMLARYAGDNELIAHDCGLHGNPSHTGVDDLEREYSAELQARMMLYHYASEADGEALRQRGHRVAMPGECVALAEPTAPRPTA, via the coding sequence ATGGACTGGGCACTGCGTTTCATGGGGGTCGGCAACGCGTCGGCCGTGCAGCTGGGTTCGCCGATGGCGGTGATCGAGCGCGGTGGCGAGCCGTGGCTGACCATCGACTGCGGCGGCGAGGGGCTCACCGCCTTCCTCGCCCAATACGGACGCATGCCCGAGGCACTGTTCGTCACCCACGTGCACCTGGACCACGTGGCCGGATTCGAGCGGCTGTTCGTGGATGCCTACTTCTCGCCGCAGCGGCGCGGCCGCATCCGGCTGTACGTACCCGCCACCGTGGTGCCGCTGCTGCACCGGCGCGTGGCCGATTACCCCAACGTGCTGGCCGAAGGTGGCGCCAACTTCTGGGATGCCTTCCAGCTGATCGTGGTGGGCGAGGCGTTCTGGCATGACGGCGTGCGCCTGGAAGTGTTCCCGGTCCGCCACCACTGGCCCGAAACCGCCTACGGCCTGCGCCTGCAGGGCGCGCTGGTGTGGAGCGGCGATACCCGCCCGATTCCGGAAATGCTGGCGCGCTACGCCGGCGACAACGAACTGATCGCGCACGACTGCGGCCTTCACGGCAACCCATCGCACACCGGCGTGGACGATCTCGAACGCGAGTACAGCGCCGAACTGCAGGCGCGGATGATGCTTTACCACTATGCGAGCGAGGCCGACGGCGAAGCGCTGCGCCAGCGGGGGCATCGGGTCGCGATGCCGGGCGAGTGCGTGGCGTTGGCCGAGCCAACGGCTCCCAGGCCCACGGCCTGA
- a CDS encoding glycosyltransferase family 9 protein produces MASASSSLCLLRLSALGDVTHVVPLVRTLQQARPGTELHWIIDKAGHKLLDGLPGVVFHAYDKKTGLAGMRALRASLPPGRFEALLQMQVAFRANVLSAFVPAVRRIGYDKARSKDLHGLFINERIPDRPGIHVLDAIGSFCEPLGIRQTEVSWDLAIPPAAVEWAQAQWQDDGRPVLMISPCSSHVRRNWYADRYAAVANHAVARGWRVVLCGGRSELERGMADAIQAQLTTPALDLVGKDTLKQLPALLARAALVMTPDSGPMHIANAMGTKVLGLHAASNPHRSGPYSDRRYCVDRYDDAARKFLGKPASELNWGTKIEFDDVMQLITVDDGIAAFERYVADQPRPL; encoded by the coding sequence ATGGCATCAGCGTCCTCTTCCTTGTGTCTTTTGCGTTTGTCCGCGCTGGGCGATGTCACCCACGTGGTGCCGCTGGTGCGCACCCTGCAGCAGGCACGGCCGGGGACCGAGCTGCACTGGATCATCGACAAGGCCGGGCACAAGCTGCTGGACGGCCTGCCGGGCGTGGTGTTCCATGCCTACGACAAGAAGACCGGCCTGGCCGGCATGCGCGCCCTGCGCGCGTCGCTGCCGCCCGGCCGCTTCGAGGCGCTGCTGCAGATGCAGGTGGCCTTCCGCGCCAATGTGCTGTCGGCGTTTGTCCCGGCGGTGCGCCGGATCGGCTACGACAAGGCGCGTTCCAAGGACCTGCACGGTCTTTTCATCAACGAACGCATCCCCGACCGCCCCGGCATCCACGTGCTGGATGCGATCGGCAGCTTCTGCGAACCGTTGGGGATCCGCCAGACCGAGGTCAGCTGGGACCTGGCGATCCCGCCGGCGGCGGTGGAATGGGCGCAGGCGCAATGGCAGGACGATGGCCGGCCGGTGCTGATGATCTCGCCCTGCTCCAGCCACGTACGCCGCAACTGGTATGCCGACCGCTACGCGGCGGTGGCCAACCACGCGGTTGCACGCGGCTGGCGGGTGGTGCTGTGCGGCGGCCGCAGCGAACTGGAGCGCGGCATGGCCGACGCCATCCAGGCCCAGCTCACCACCCCGGCGCTGGACCTGGTGGGCAAGGACACCCTCAAGCAGCTGCCGGCCCTGCTGGCCCGCGCGGCGCTGGTGATGACCCCGGATTCGGGCCCGATGCACATCGCCAACGCGATGGGCACCAAGGTGCTGGGCCTGCACGCGGCCAGCAACCCGCACCGCAGCGGCCCCTATTCGGACCGCCGCTACTGCGTGGACCGCTATGACGACGCGGCGCGGAAGTTCCTGGGCAAGCCGGCCAGCGAACTCAACTGGGGCACCAAGATCGAGTTCGATGACGTGATGCAGCTGATCACGGTCGACGACGGCATTGCCGCCTTCGAACGCTACGTGGCCGATCAGCCGCGCCCGCTGTAA
- a CDS encoding DUF6165 family protein, translating to MSAEIQVPVSFGELLDKISILQIKSERISDPGKLANIRAELSALEKTWMAHPAGGTDIAKLRMELKDINEQLWDIEDNIRLKDQAAEFDEAFVALARSVYQKNDTRARIKKDINLALGSVYVEEKSYKDYSGRG from the coding sequence ATGAGCGCAGAAATCCAGGTTCCCGTCTCGTTTGGCGAGCTGCTGGACAAGATCTCGATCCTGCAGATCAAGTCCGAGCGGATCAGTGATCCGGGCAAGCTGGCCAACATCCGGGCCGAGCTGAGTGCACTGGAGAAGACCTGGATGGCGCATCCGGCCGGCGGCACGGATATCGCCAAGCTGCGCATGGAGCTGAAGGACATCAATGAGCAGCTCTGGGATATCGAGGACAACATCCGGCTGAAGGACCAGGCCGCTGAGTTCGATGAGGCGTTCGTCGCCCTGGCGCGCAGCGTCTACCAGAAGAACGACACCCGTGCCCGGATCAAGAAGGACATCAACCTGGCGCTGGGCTCGGTCTACGTCGAAGAGAAGTCCTACAAGGATTACAGCGGGCGCGGCTGA
- the recR gene encoding recombination mediator RecR: MSLPLLEQLIEAFRVLPGVGQKTAQRMAYHVLEREREGGRKLAEVLAKAIERIGHCAQCRDFSETEICAVCANGSRERQQLCAVESPADRLAIETATGFRGVYFVLQGRLSPLDGVGPRELGLDQLEARLGQGEVQELIIATSATVEGEATAHYLAQLARAHKVRPSRLAQGLPLGGELEYVDRGTLSHAFGTRTEAT, from the coding sequence GTGAGCCTGCCCCTGCTCGAACAGCTGATCGAGGCCTTCCGGGTACTGCCCGGGGTGGGTCAGAAGACCGCCCAGCGCATGGCCTACCACGTGCTGGAGCGCGAGCGCGAGGGCGGCAGAAAGCTGGCCGAGGTCCTGGCCAAGGCGATCGAACGCATCGGCCATTGCGCGCAGTGCCGCGATTTCAGCGAAACCGAAATCTGCGCGGTGTGCGCCAATGGCAGCCGCGAACGCCAGCAGCTGTGTGCAGTGGAATCGCCGGCCGACCGGCTGGCCATTGAAACCGCCACCGGGTTCCGCGGCGTGTACTTCGTGCTGCAGGGGCGGCTGTCGCCGCTGGACGGCGTCGGCCCGCGCGAACTCGGCCTGGACCAGCTGGAAGCACGGCTGGGGCAGGGCGAGGTGCAGGAGCTGATCATCGCCACCAGCGCCACCGTCGAAGGCGAGGCCACCGCGCATTACCTGGCGCAGCTGGCGCGCGCCCACAAGGTGCGGCCCAGCCGGCTGGCGCAGGGCCTGCCGCTGGGTGGCGAGCTGGAATACGTGGACCGCGGCACGCTGTCGCACGCGTTCGGCACCCGTACCGAAGCAACCTGA
- a CDS encoding helix-turn-helix domain-containing protein: MSASSPRALFAARLIQARLLRGLSQRTLGDRMGLGKEKGSSRINRYEHQVTAIGFDNLGLLAQLLDVPVAYLLADDASMADAILALSQADDAQREAVGKLLPALAQDPALLPKLVKLMELPKAERPKALRALSGEN, from the coding sequence GTGTCCGCTTCCTCGCCACGCGCCTTGTTCGCCGCCCGCCTGATCCAGGCGCGGCTGCTGCGTGGTCTGAGTCAGCGCACGCTGGGGGATCGCATGGGCTTGGGTAAGGAAAAGGGCTCCTCGCGGATCAACCGCTACGAGCACCAAGTCACCGCGATCGGCTTCGACAACCTGGGCCTTCTGGCGCAGCTATTGGACGTGCCCGTGGCGTACTTGCTGGCCGACGATGCGTCGATGGCCGATGCCATCCTGGCCCTCTCCCAGGCCGACGACGCGCAGCGGGAAGCAGTGGGCAAGCTGCTCCCCGCACTAGCCCAGGATCCGGCCCTATTGCCCAAGTTGGTGAAGCTGATGGAATTGCCCAAGGCGGAGCGCCCCAAGGCGTTGCGGGCTCTATCCGGAGAAAACTGA
- the dnaX gene encoding DNA polymerase III subunit gamma/tau, translated as MSYLVLARKWRPKRFAELVGQEHVVRALSNALDSGRVHHAFLFTGTRGVGKTTIARIFAKSLNCEQGTSADPCGQCPACLDIDSGRYIDLLEIDAASNTGVDDVREVIENAQYMPSRGKYKVYLIDEVHMLSKAAFNALLKTLEEPPEHVKFLLATTDPQKLPVTVLSRCLQFNLKRLDEDQIQGQMTRILAAEEIESDPTAIVQLGKAADGSLRDGLSLLDQAIAYAGGALREDVVRTMLGTVDRTQVAAMLEALADGDGVRLLQVVAALAEFSPDWSGVLEALAEALHRIQVQQLVPGAQADGEGIDAAAFAQRLRPEVVQLWYQMALSGRRDLHLAPSPRAGFEMAVLRMLAFRPAAAVPPVPRDPGTGTEVGSGSRGAGQGGMAAAPAAVAAPVAAALAAPVAASAPVAPAAPVVAPAAPKPTPAPAAEPAAEDDLPPWHQAGSDERDEALAVELASPDAAMAAPWEAPPVRAPAPVQAVAPAPRPQGIAISPSPAAGNAGPVALASAETWLELVAQSQLNGPSRQLAAHAAFIGFQHGVLKLAVSPGFEYLCSDRSLAALTEALSGPLGMTPKIVIEHGNAEAETLHQRSDRQRGERQQAAETAFMADPSVQLLIQQHGARVVTDSIRPFDE; from the coding sequence ATGTCCTATCTCGTCCTTGCCCGCAAGTGGCGTCCGAAGCGTTTTGCCGAGCTGGTAGGCCAGGAACACGTGGTCCGTGCGCTCAGCAATGCGCTGGACAGCGGCCGGGTGCACCATGCATTCCTGTTTACCGGCACCCGAGGGGTCGGCAAGACCACCATCGCGCGCATTTTCGCCAAATCGCTGAATTGCGAGCAGGGCACCAGCGCCGATCCCTGTGGCCAGTGCCCGGCCTGCCTGGATATCGATTCCGGGCGTTACATCGACCTGCTGGAGATCGATGCCGCGTCCAACACCGGCGTGGATGATGTCCGCGAGGTGATCGAGAACGCCCAGTACATGCCTTCGCGCGGCAAGTACAAGGTCTACCTGATCGACGAAGTGCACATGCTGTCCAAGGCGGCGTTCAATGCGCTGCTGAAGACTCTGGAAGAACCGCCGGAACACGTGAAGTTCCTGCTGGCCACCACCGACCCGCAGAAGCTGCCGGTCACGGTGCTGTCGCGCTGCCTGCAGTTCAACCTCAAGCGGCTTGACGAGGACCAGATTCAGGGCCAGATGACCCGGATCCTGGCCGCCGAAGAAATCGAATCGGACCCGACCGCGATCGTGCAGCTGGGCAAGGCCGCCGACGGCAGCCTGCGTGATGGCCTGTCGCTGCTCGACCAGGCCATCGCCTATGCCGGTGGCGCGCTCCGCGAAGACGTGGTGCGCACCATGCTGGGCACCGTGGACCGCACCCAGGTGGCGGCCATGCTTGAGGCCCTGGCCGACGGCGATGGCGTGCGCCTGCTGCAGGTGGTGGCCGCGCTGGCCGAATTCTCGCCCGACTGGAGCGGCGTGCTGGAAGCGCTGGCCGAAGCCCTGCACCGCATCCAGGTGCAGCAGCTGGTGCCCGGCGCCCAGGCCGACGGCGAAGGCATCGATGCCGCCGCCTTCGCCCAGCGCCTGCGCCCGGAAGTGGTGCAGCTCTGGTACCAGATGGCACTCAGTGGCCGCCGCGACCTGCACCTGGCTCCCAGCCCGCGCGCCGGCTTTGAAATGGCCGTGCTGCGCATGTTGGCGTTCCGCCCGGCCGCTGCGGTGCCGCCGGTGCCGCGTGACCCAGGCACAGGGACCGAGGTGGGAAGTGGTTCGCGCGGTGCCGGGCAGGGTGGCATGGCCGCCGCGCCGGCGGCCGTGGCCGCTCCCGTCGCCGCCGCCTTGGCCGCGCCTGTGGCCGCTTCGGCACCGGTGGCCCCTGCTGCGCCCGTGGTCGCCCCGGCCGCGCCGAAACCGACACCTGCACCGGCAGCAGAACCCGCCGCCGAAGACGATCTGCCGCCGTGGCACCAGGCCGGCAGCGACGAGCGTGATGAAGCGTTGGCGGTGGAACTGGCCAGCCCCGACGCCGCCATGGCCGCGCCGTGGGAAGCCCCGCCGGTACGCGCGCCCGCGCCCGTCCAGGCGGTGGCACCCGCGCCGCGCCCGCAGGGCATCGCCATCAGCCCGTCGCCTGCGGCCGGCAATGCCGGCCCGGTCGCGCTGGCCTCGGCTGAAACCTGGCTGGAACTGGTTGCCCAGAGCCAGCTGAATGGTCCGTCGCGGCAGCTGGCCGCGCATGCGGCCTTCATCGGGTTCCAGCACGGCGTCTTGAAACTGGCCGTATCGCCCGGATTTGAGTACCTGTGTTCGGACCGTTCGCTGGCGGCCCTGACCGAGGCCCTGTCGGGCCCGCTCGGGATGACCCCGAAGATCGTGATCGAACATGGCAACGCCGAGGCCGAAACGCTGCACCAGCGTTCCGACCGCCAGCGTGGCGAGCGACAGCAGGCGGCCGAAACCGCCTTCATGGCCGACCCGTCGGTGCAGCTGCTGATCCAGCAGCATGGCGCCCGGGTCGTGACCGATTCCATCCGTCCTTTTGATGAGTAA
- a CDS encoding YbaB/EbfC family nucleoid-associated protein: MRGNIAQLMQQAQKMQENLQKAQEELAKLEVTGTAGGGMVSVTLTGAKECRKVRIDPSILSDAEMTEDLVAAAFNDASNKIDAESKNRMGSATAGMQLPPGMKLPF; encoded by the coding sequence ATGCGCGGCAACATCGCCCAACTGATGCAGCAGGCCCAGAAGATGCAGGAAAACCTGCAGAAGGCCCAGGAAGAACTCGCCAAGCTGGAAGTCACCGGCACTGCCGGCGGCGGCATGGTCAGCGTGACCCTGACCGGCGCCAAGGAGTGCCGCAAGGTGCGCATCGATCCGTCGATCCTGTCCGATGCGGAAATGACCGAAGACCTGGTCGCGGCCGCCTTCAACGACGCCTCGAACAAGATCGATGCCGAATCCAAGAACCGCATGGGCTCGGCCACGGCCGGCATGCAGCTGCCGCCCGGCATGAAGCTGCCGTTCTAA
- a CDS encoding DMT family transporter: MAWIYLLVAGVLEIVWAFSMKQSEGFTRLTPSLITFAAMAASFWLLALAMRTLPLGTAYTIWTGIGAVGAFIVGIGFLGEQVSAMRIAAAVLIVSGLVLMKVSSA, translated from the coding sequence ATGGCCTGGATCTATCTGCTTGTTGCTGGTGTTCTGGAAATCGTCTGGGCGTTCTCGATGAAGCAATCCGAGGGCTTCACCCGACTCACCCCGTCGCTCATCACCTTCGCCGCCATGGCTGCCAGCTTCTGGCTGCTCGCCCTGGCCATGCGCACGCTGCCGCTGGGCACCGCCTACACGATCTGGACCGGCATTGGCGCGGTCGGTGCGTTCATCGTCGGCATCGGGTTCCTGGGCGAGCAGGTGAGCGCGATGCGCATTGCTGCGGCGGTGCTGATCGTGAGCGGGCTGGTGCTGATGAAGGTGTCGAGCGCGTGA
- a CDS encoding Slp family lipoprotein: protein MNVKILLPLAASLALAACATAPKPLQGQFSVVSPRDSVATQQVGTPVRWGGRIIETTPGQGQTCFQLLSRPLNGSGRPNTSSNDASDGRFVACRAGFYDPAVFEEGRDVTFIGKIAGYENTRIGDYEYRLPKLEADVIYLWPEQRQVDVVPVYPYGPWGPGWGPGWGYRGWGWW from the coding sequence ATGAACGTCAAGATCCTGCTTCCCCTTGCCGCGTCGCTGGCGCTGGCCGCCTGTGCCACGGCCCCCAAACCGCTGCAGGGGCAGTTCAGCGTGGTCAGCCCACGCGATTCGGTCGCCACCCAGCAGGTGGGCACGCCGGTCCGCTGGGGCGGCCGCATCATCGAAACCACCCCGGGCCAGGGCCAGACCTGCTTCCAGCTGCTGTCGCGCCCGCTCAATGGCAGCGGCCGCCCGAACACCAGCTCCAATGACGCCAGCGATGGCCGCTTCGTGGCCTGCCGTGCCGGCTTCTACGATCCGGCCGTGTTCGAGGAAGGCCGCGACGTGACCTTCATCGGCAAGATCGCCGGCTACGAGAACACCCGCATCGGCGATTACGAGTACCGCCTGCCCAAGCTGGAGGCCGACGTGATCTACCTGTGGCCGGAACAGCGCCAGGTGGATGTGGTGCCGGTCTACCCGTATGGCCCGTGGGGCCCGGGTTGGGGTCCCGGCTGGGGCTACCGCGGTTGGGGTTGGTGGTAA
- a CDS encoding type I restriction endonuclease subunit R: MATTDTTEKGLEALIVRDLCTAGSYVQGQATDYNRDVAVDVVQLLAFLQATQPAVATALELANEGIKRTQFLHRIQGEIAKRGVVDVLRKGVNHGPANVDLYKLLPTPGNVSAAEKFGKNIFSVTRQLRYSNDESQRSLDMVIFINGLPVLTFELKNSLTKQTVADAITQYQTDRNPNELLFQLGRCVAHMALDDAEVRFCPHLTGKTSWFLPFNQGWNSGAGNPPNPQGLKTDYLWKQVLQKDSLANIIESFTQVVEEEEEKGKKRRKQVFPRFHQLRTVRALLRRSREDGVGKRYLIQHSAGSGKSNTIAWLAHQLVELKTSADAMLAQFDSVIVITDRRALDTQIARTIKSYDHVASIFGHSEDAAELRTFLRRGKKIIVTTVQKFPFILDELGDLGDKKFALLIDEAHSSQGGKTTAKMHMALSGAAGDDEDSDDSVQDAVNRLIESRKMLANASYFAFTATPKNRTLELFGERYMEGGEVRYRSPEELTYTTKQAIQEGFILDVIANYTSVDSFYHVAKTVEGDPDFDKVRALKKIRHYVESHDKAIRKKAEIMVDHFVAQVAGKQKIGGKARAMIVCNGIARAIDYYREVSDYLTTIKSPFRAIVAYSGDFEIGGVRRTESDLNGFPSKDIPSKLKQDPYRFLIVANKFVTGFDEPLLHTMYVDKPLAGVLAVQTLSRLNRAHPQKRDTFVLDFADNAEAVKVAFQDYYRATIQTGETDANKLHDLKSDLDAKQVYSWQQVEDLVALYVTGADRDKLDPILDACVAEYIDKLDEDGQVEFKGNAKAFVRSYGFLAAILTYGHPAWETLAIFLNFLIPKLPAPKEEDLSTGVLEAIDMDSYRVEAQVSLKMAMDDADAAIEPPPAGLGGGRGEPDIDKLSNIIRAFNDMFGNIEWKDGDKIRKVITEEIPARVAQDRAYQNAQANSDKQNAKLEHDKALNRVVLELISDHTELFKQFSDNPSFKRWLTDMVFDSTYHPVAMSPNTPSQTGASA; the protein is encoded by the coding sequence ATGGCGACGACTGACACCACCGAGAAGGGTTTGGAAGCCCTGATCGTCCGCGACCTCTGCACCGCCGGTAGCTACGTGCAGGGCCAAGCTACCGACTATAACCGCGACGTGGCGGTGGACGTGGTGCAGTTGCTCGCGTTTCTGCAGGCCACGCAGCCCGCGGTCGCCACCGCGCTGGAACTGGCAAACGAAGGCATAAAGCGAACGCAGTTCCTGCACCGCATCCAGGGCGAGATTGCCAAACGCGGTGTGGTGGACGTTCTGCGTAAGGGGGTGAACCACGGCCCGGCAAATGTCGATCTGTACAAGCTGCTGCCAACTCCAGGCAATGTCAGCGCTGCCGAAAAATTCGGCAAGAATATCTTCAGCGTCACCCGGCAGCTGCGCTACAGCAACGACGAGTCGCAGCGTTCGCTGGACATGGTGATCTTCATCAACGGCCTGCCGGTGCTGACTTTCGAGTTGAAGAACTCGTTGACCAAGCAAACCGTGGCTGATGCCATCACGCAGTACCAGACCGACCGGAACCCGAACGAGTTGCTTTTCCAGCTCGGGCGCTGCGTGGCGCATATGGCGTTGGACGATGCCGAGGTGCGGTTTTGCCCGCACCTCACCGGTAAGACCTCGTGGTTCCTGCCATTCAACCAAGGCTGGAACAGCGGCGCTGGCAACCCGCCCAACCCGCAAGGCTTGAAGACCGACTACCTTTGGAAGCAGGTGCTGCAGAAGGACTCGCTGGCCAACATTATCGAAAGCTTCACGCAGGTGGTGGAGGAGGAAGAAGAGAAAGGCAAGAAACGGCGGAAACAGGTATTCCCGCGTTTTCACCAGCTGCGTACCGTCCGCGCCTTGCTGCGCCGCTCCCGCGAGGACGGCGTCGGAAAACGCTACCTGATCCAGCACTCGGCGGGCAGCGGCAAGAGCAACACCATCGCGTGGCTGGCCCACCAACTGGTCGAGCTCAAGACATCCGCCGATGCGATGCTGGCCCAGTTCGATTCGGTCATCGTCATCACCGACCGCCGTGCGCTGGACACCCAGATCGCCCGCACCATCAAGAGCTACGACCACGTGGCGTCGATCTTTGGCCATTCCGAGGATGCCGCCGAGCTGCGTACCTTCCTGCGAAGGGGCAAGAAGATCATCGTGACGACGGTGCAGAAATTCCCCTTTATCCTCGATGAGCTGGGCGACCTCGGGGACAAGAAGTTCGCCCTGCTGATCGACGAAGCGCATTCCAGCCAGGGCGGCAAGACCACGGCCAAGATGCACATGGCCCTGTCGGGCGCGGCGGGAGACGATGAGGATAGCGACGACTCGGTCCAGGACGCCGTCAACAGGCTGATCGAGTCGCGCAAGATGCTGGCTAACGCCAGCTACTTCGCGTTCACGGCCACGCCGAAAAACCGGACGCTGGAGTTGTTCGGGGAGCGCTACATGGAAGGTGGCGAAGTTCGCTATCGGTCGCCGGAGGAGCTGACCTACACCACCAAGCAGGCAATCCAAGAGGGCTTCATCCTCGACGTGATTGCGAACTACACGTCGGTGGACAGCTTCTACCACGTCGCCAAGACGGTGGAGGGCGACCCGGACTTCGACAAAGTGCGCGCGCTGAAGAAGATTCGCCACTACGTCGAATCCCACGACAAGGCCATCCGCAAGAAGGCCGAGATCATGGTCGACCACTTCGTGGCGCAGGTAGCGGGTAAGCAGAAGATCGGCGGCAAGGCGCGCGCAATGATCGTTTGTAACGGCATCGCACGGGCCATCGATTACTACCGCGAAGTTTCGGACTACCTCACCACGATAAAGAGCCCGTTTAGGGCCATCGTGGCGTACTCGGGCGACTTCGAAATCGGCGGCGTCAGGAGAACCGAATCCGACCTCAACGGATTCCCGAGCAAGGACATTCCGTCCAAGCTCAAACAAGACCCATATCGCTTCCTGATCGTCGCTAACAAGTTCGTTACCGGCTTTGACGAGCCGCTGCTGCACACGATGTATGTGGACAAGCCGCTGGCTGGCGTACTGGCGGTGCAAACGCTGTCGCGCCTCAACCGCGCCCACCCGCAGAAGCGCGATACCTTCGTGCTGGATTTCGCCGACAACGCCGAGGCAGTGAAAGTGGCCTTCCAGGACTACTACCGCGCCACGATCCAGACCGGCGAAACCGACGCCAACAAGCTGCACGACCTTAAAAGCGACCTCGATGCGAAGCAGGTGTACAGCTGGCAGCAGGTTGAGGACCTGGTGGCGCTCTACGTCACCGGCGCAGACCGCGACAAGCTCGACCCCATCCTCGATGCCTGCGTGGCCGAGTACATCGACAAGCTGGACGAGGACGGTCAAGTCGAGTTCAAGGGCAATGCCAAGGCGTTCGTGCGCAGTTACGGTTTTCTCGCTGCGATTCTGACCTACGGCCACCCTGCTTGGGAAACACTAGCGATCTTCCTGAACTTCCTGATCCCAAAGCTCCCCGCGCCGAAGGAGGAAGACCTCTCCACGGGCGTACTTGAAGCCATCGACATGGATAGCTATCGGGTGGAAGCGCAGGTGTCACTGAAGATGGCGATGGACGATGCGGACGCCGCTATCGAGCCGCCCCCAGCAGGACTAGGTGGCGGAAGGGGCGAGCCTGACATCGACAAGCTGTCGAATATCATCAGGGCCTTCAACGATATGTTCGGCAACATCGAGTGGAAGGACGGAGACAAGATTCGCAAGGTCATCACCGAGGAGATTCCTGCACGCGTGGCGCAGGACAGGGCCTACCAAAATGCGCAGGCAAACTCCGACAAGCAGAACGCCAAGCTTGAACACGACAAGGCGCTCAATCGCGTGGTGCTGGAGCTGATATCCGACCACACCGAGCTGTTCAAGCAGTTCAGCGACAACCCCAGCTTTAAACGCTGGCTGACCGATATGGTGTTCGACTCGACCTACCACCCTGTTGCGATGTCGCCAAACACGCCCTCACAAACAGGAGCATCGGCGTGA